ATTTCCTGACAGGGTAAACGAAGGCACTTAGTTTAAACATCTTGCCAAGGGGTTACAGGGGCTGGAAAGAGAAACCAATTCTCCCTCCACTAGACTTAAGCACTCTAGTGGGTGGCTAAAAATGGGACCCACTTGGGAGCCGCGGGGGGTAAATAAAGGCTACTTGTTTTAGAACCAGGATAGGGAGGAGGAGGGTGCCACTTGATGCTCCCGACCGTGAGCTGGTCTCTCGCAAGAAAGCGTCCCCCGCAGGCCCAGAGATTGCACCCACCCGCTTTGGGCTCGACCCCTTTGGATACCGCTAGCCCAGCAGGAAAGCCCGGGGACCGGACCGAGCTACCTGGGAGAACCGAGTGGACCTCGGGCCGGCGCGGGGCCCGCGGGCCCGGGACATCATCTGCTCCAAGCCGAGCGGCGCGGGGCCGCGGGCAGGAAGGATGCTGCGCCGCCGCACACCTGCGGGAGCCTCCCGCGCGCTCCCACCCGCCTCGGGCGCCCGAGCTCGGCCGCGCTAGGCCGGTGCGACGCGGCGCCGTGCCCGCCCGAGGCTGCGCTGGGCGAGGCCGCCCTCCTCCCGGATCCCGTCCAAACGGCGTCACCTGTGCCGGGTCCCGGGACGACTCCCGCGGGCGGCGGCTGCGCGGGGCCGGGAGAACGCAACGGGGCTCACAGGCGCCTGGTCATCCAGCCCGGCCCGAGGGCTGCGCCGGCCGGAGCCACGCGCGAGATGCTCGCGGGAAGCCGGGGGAGCCTGGAGGAGCTGTCGCCGAGGCTCGCGCTGCCGCCGCGCCCGCCCGGACTGCGGGCTCGGGTTACCGCAGAGCGGCTCCTTAAAGGGGCCGCGGCCGCTCGGACTGGGCTGGCGCTCGCCGCGGCTCCGACCCCAGGCCAGAGTGGGCGTGGCCCGGAGGCCGCGCGTGGGGCCCACCTCCCGGCGCTGGAACTCGGATCTCGGCGGGGCCTCGGAGGCGCGAGCTTCGGCGGTGGGCTGCGATGGAACCCTGAGAGCTCACACTTCGGCTCGGGTGCAGTGTGCGGTTCGCGGGCTTTCCTAGCAAGTCACAGACCTCACGAGTGGGCAGAAGTATGTGAGTGAGTCCGTCCCCGCGGGGGTCAGCGCCCCGGCTCGCCACGTAGCCAAAACCCCTTTTCAATGGTGAATTCTGCCTTATATGCCCTAACGTTGTGCAAAAGATGGGCATGGAAAAGGGGATGAAAGGGCaactgatgcttttttttttttttctgccacgtCT
Above is a genomic segment from Arvicanthis niloticus isolate mArvNil1 chromosome 4, mArvNil1.pat.X, whole genome shotgun sequence containing:
- the LOC143442177 gene encoding uncharacterized protein LOC143442177, giving the protein MVAMFTKPLQAFKNMKSGPGEMARLVKSLLYIREALGASGSLSSLAQQESPGTGPSYLGEPSGPRAGAGPAGPGHHLLQAERRGAAGRKDAAPPHTCGSLPRAPTRLGRPSSAALGRCDAAPCPPEAALGEAALLPDPVQTASPVPGPGTTPAGGGCAGPGERNGAHRRLVIQPGPRAAPAGATREMLAGSRGSLEELSPRLALPPRPPGLRARVTAERLLKGAAAARTGLALAAAPTPGQSGRGPEAARGAHLPALELGSRRGLGGASFGGGLRWNPESSHFGSGAVCGSRAFLASHRPHEWAESSSAPFWFEAAGACQAGQEARVWNRRDVLEQPLPKPLENTLEGPQAVRSSCLAWPRPWIRFPRNKNGSYA